The DNA region ACTTCCACGAGGCCGCGCAGCGCCACCTCGCCGCCCGGCTCGTCGAGTGGGGCTTCATCGAGGGCCCCGCCGACCGCGCCTACGAACTCGGCCTGCAGCGCCGCTTCACCATGGCCGGCACCGGCCACATGCTCGGCCTCGACGTCCACGACTGCGCCCACGCCCGCAACGAGGAGTACGTCGACGGCGTCCTGGAGCCCGGCATGGTGCTCACCGTCGAACCCGGCCTGTACTTCCAGCCGGACGACCTCACCGTTCCCGACGAGTGGCGCGGTATTGGCGTCCGCATCGAGGACGACCTGCTCGTGACCGAGGACGGCCACGAGAACCTGTCCGCCGCCCTGCCCCGCTCCTCCGCCGAGGTCGAGGCCTGGATGGCCCGCGTCGCCGGCTGACCCGCCCGGCCGGTCCCGCTCGCGGCGCCGCGTCACGGGGGCGCGGCGCCGCGAATGGAAGGCACTACGGGTTGGGGCTAATGTCGATACGTAGGCCATAAGTGCGCCGACGCTCCCGCGGTCGGGCGGATTCCGCAGCCCCACAGTCCCGCGGTGAAGGGACGGAGGGCGCGCGGAAGGAGCCGACCATGACCCGTACATTGCGAGCGGCGATCAGCGTCGCGGGAGCCGTGGCGCTGTCCCTGAGCCTGGGCGCCTGCAGCTCCGACGCCGACCAGGCGACGAACTCGGGGACGAGCGCGGCGCAGGCCGGGCAGGTGAAGATCGGCCTGCTGCTCCCGGAGAGCAAGACCACGCGGTACGAGAAGTTCGACCGCCCCTACATCGAGGCCAAGATCAAGGAACTGGCGCCCGGCGCCCAGATCGACTACTACAACGCGGCCGAGAGCCCCACCACCCAGCAGCAGCAGGTCAACACCGCGCTCGCGAAGGGTGACAAGGTACTCATCCTGGACGCGGTGGACTCCAAGTCGATCCAGTCCTCCGTGCAGAAGGCCAACGCCGCGGGCGTCAAGGTCGTCGCCTACGACCGGCTCGCGCAGGGCCCGGTTGACTCCTATGTCTCGTACGACAACAAGAAGGTCGGCCAGCTCCAGGGCCAGGCACTCCTCGACGCGCTCGGCGGCAAGGCCCAGAGCGGCGTGATCGTGATGCACAACGGGTCGCCCACCGACCCCAACGCGGCCGAGTTCAAGGCCGGCGCGCACTCCGTCCTGGACGGCAAGGTGAAGATCGGCAAGGAGTACGACACCCCCAACTGGGACCCGAACAACGCCAACCAGCAGATGTCCGGCGCCATCGCGGCACTCGGCAAGGACAACATCGTCGGTGTCTACTCGGCCAACGACGGACTGGCCGCGGGCATCTCCACCGCCCTCAAGGCGGCCGGCCTGAGCGTGCCGCTCACCGGTCAGGATGCCCAACTCGACGCCATCCAGCGGATTCTGATCGGTACGCAGACCATCACGGTGATGAAGCCGTACAAGCCCGAGGCCGACATCGCCGCCACGATGGCCGTCGACTTCGCGCAGGGCAAGCCGCTCACCAAGGACCTGGTGCCGACCACCGTCACCAGCGGCAGCGGCAACAAGGTCCCGGCCAACCTGCTGACTCCGATCGTGGTCGACAAGAGCAACATCGGTGACACCGTCGTCAAGCAGGGCCTCTACACGGTGAACGAGATCTGCACGCCGACGTACGAGGCCGCGTGCCAGCAGGCCGGTCTGAAGTAACCGCCCGGGAAACGGGCCTGGCAGGGGTCGGAGGCGGTCGGCGTGCCGGAAGCACCTGTGCTGTCACTACGGGGGATCTCCAAGCGGTTCGGCGCGGTCCAGGCCCTGTCGGGCTTCGACCTGGAGGTGCACGCCGGAGAGGTCGTCGCCCTCGTGGGCGACAACGGCGCCGGCAAGTCGACCGCCATCAAGGCGATCGCCGGGGTCAACCCGCCCGACGAGGGCGTCATCGAGTGGGAGGGCCGGCGGGTCTCCATCGGCCGTCCCCACGACGCCCAGCACCTCGGCATCGCCACCGTCTACCAGGACCTCGCGCTGTGCGACAACCTCGACGTGGTCGGCAACCTGTTCCTCGGGCGGGAACTGCGCCGCTTCGGGGTGCTCGACGAGGTCCGCATGGAGCAGCGCTCCCGCGAGCTGCTGCACACCCTGTCCATCCGCATCCCCTCGGTCCGCATCCCGGTCGCCTCCCTCTCCGGCGGCCA from Streptomyces fradiae includes:
- a CDS encoding substrate-binding domain-containing protein yields the protein MTRTLRAAISVAGAVALSLSLGACSSDADQATNSGTSAAQAGQVKIGLLLPESKTTRYEKFDRPYIEAKIKELAPGAQIDYYNAAESPTTQQQQVNTALAKGDKVLILDAVDSKSIQSSVQKANAAGVKVVAYDRLAQGPVDSYVSYDNKKVGQLQGQALLDALGGKAQSGVIVMHNGSPTDPNAAEFKAGAHSVLDGKVKIGKEYDTPNWDPNNANQQMSGAIAALGKDNIVGVYSANDGLAAGISTALKAAGLSVPLTGQDAQLDAIQRILIGTQTITVMKPYKPEADIAATMAVDFAQGKPLTKDLVPTTVTSGSGNKVPANLLTPIVVDKSNIGDTVVKQGLYTVNEICTPTYEAACQQAGLK
- a CDS encoding ATP-binding cassette domain-containing protein, encoding MPEAPVLSLRGISKRFGAVQALSGFDLEVHAGEVVALVGDNGAGKSTAIKAIAGVNPPDEGVIEWEGRRVSIGRPHDAQHLGIATVYQDLALCDNLDVVGNLFLGRELRRFGVLDEVRMEQRSRELLHTLSIRIPSVRIPVASLSGGQRQTVAIARSLIGDPKVVLLDEPTAALGVEQTAEVLDLVERLRGHGLGTILISHNMVDVMAVADRIAVLRLGRNNGVFDKRSTTTEEIISAITGATESAVTRRQARIREEREARGEELP